The following are encoded together in the Bacillota bacterium genome:
- a CDS encoding hydroxyacid dehydrogenase → MDTERLKVLYLPKSDHTELAFTPYWWRRLCRSAEVVEWNHAVPCTSENVAERIGDVDVLVTAWGSPRLTDELLQKATKLRLIAHAAGSVKFMLSQDAVQRVLIPRGIRVFSGNGAIALNVAEATVGMMIMGARRWIDHALAYRERGVWRDPALPLNGQYLLGATVGLVSCSTVAREVIRLLRPFRTRILVYDPFLPLQEARRMRLKPVDLETLFRESHIVSVHTPLLPETVALIWGEHLRLLRENSVLVNTSRGKVIDHDALLEEARTGRFVAVLDVTDPEPLPPDHPLRHLPNVIILPHIAGAGFYGYHRIGELLVRAVEATAKGQPFEGEVPLERYEQIA, encoded by the coding sequence ATGGACACCGAGCGACTGAAGGTGCTGTACCTGCCCAAATCCGACCATACCGAACTTGCGTTCACCCCATACTGGTGGAGGCGACTTTGTCGCAGCGCGGAGGTAGTGGAATGGAACCATGCTGTGCCCTGTACCTCTGAGAATGTAGCGGAGCGCATCGGTGATGTTGACGTGCTGGTAACCGCCTGGGGCAGCCCGCGTTTGACGGACGAACTACTGCAGAAGGCGACGAAGCTTCGGCTGATTGCGCACGCGGCAGGGTCAGTGAAGTTCATGCTCTCGCAGGATGCTGTGCAACGTGTTCTCATCCCGCGCGGCATCCGCGTGTTCAGCGGCAACGGTGCGATTGCGCTCAATGTGGCAGAAGCTACCGTTGGGATGATGATTATGGGAGCACGCCGATGGATAGACCATGCCCTTGCCTACCGCGAGCGCGGCGTGTGGCGCGACCCGGCACTTCCCCTGAACGGGCAGTACCTTCTGGGCGCGACGGTGGGGCTGGTTTCGTGCAGCACGGTTGCCAGAGAGGTGATACGGCTACTTCGTCCCTTCCGCACCCGCATTCTGGTTTACGACCCGTTCCTGCCACTACAGGAGGCGCGGCGCATGCGCCTGAAACCGGTGGATTTGGAAACGCTCTTCCGTGAGTCGCACATCGTCAGTGTGCATACTCCCCTTCTGCCCGAGACGGTGGCGCTGATTTGGGGAGAGCATTTGCGCTTGCTGCGCGAGAATAGTGTGCTGGTGAACACCAGTCGCGGTAAGGTGATAGACCACGATGCGCTGCTGGAAGAGGCGCGCACAGGGCGTTTTGTGGCGGTGCTGGATGTGACCGACCCCGAACCACTTCCTCCCGACCACCCTCTGCGCCATCTGCCCAATGTAATTATCCTGCCGCACATCGCGGGCGCGGGATTTTACGGTTACCACCGCATTGGCGAGCTGCTGGTGCGAGCGGTAGAAGCAACGGCAAAGGGACAACCTTTCGAGGGAGAGGTTCCGCTGGAGCGATACGAGCAGATTGCCTAA
- a CDS encoding NAD(P)-dependent oxidoreductase produces MRLLVTGSNGFIGQELVKRLLAEGHMLRTFDRTASSATEWEHVAGDLRDVYTVRRLVQGVDAVVHLGAMSSDRRNAADEVLAVNVQGTWNVLQACAEAGVGRVIYFSSINALGCVGGHRPPEYLPIDDFHPRHPMTPYQLSKHLAEEVCRSYSERYGIVTICFRPAFVLNTAQPVPWWRRFSAETRAEWGKDELWAYVDLQDVCDAVLLALQVKGIQHDAFLLSAKDTSLDIPTAELVQKYWSHLPWRGDLAAYVADNPYRALIDTSHAAQALGWEAKRSWRNAPE; encoded by the coding sequence ATGCGTCTGCTGGTCACGGGAAGTAATGGTTTCATCGGGCAGGAACTGGTGAAGCGGCTGCTGGCAGAGGGGCATATGTTACGCACCTTTGACCGAACAGCCAGCTCAGCCACGGAGTGGGAGCATGTGGCGGGCGACCTGCGCGATGTTTACACTGTTCGCAGGTTGGTACAGGGTGTGGATGCTGTCGTGCATCTGGGCGCGATGTCCAGCGACCGCCGCAACGCTGCCGACGAAGTACTGGCGGTCAACGTGCAGGGCACGTGGAATGTGCTGCAAGCCTGTGCAGAGGCGGGTGTGGGGCGAGTGATTTACTTCTCCAGCATCAACGCATTGGGTTGTGTGGGTGGGCACCGTCCGCCAGAATATCTACCGATAGACGACTTTCACCCACGCCACCCAATGACTCCTTACCAGCTTTCCAAGCATCTGGCGGAGGAGGTGTGCCGCAGCTACTCGGAGCGCTACGGCATCGTGACAATATGCTTCCGTCCCGCCTTCGTGCTGAATACAGCGCAACCGGTCCCGTGGTGGCGGCGATTTTCCGCCGAGACGCGTGCGGAATGGGGCAAGGATGAGCTCTGGGCGTATGTAGACCTTCAGGACGTTTGCGATGCGGTGTTGCTTGCGCTCCAGGTGAAGGGCATCCAGCACGACGCCTTTCTGTTGAGTGCAAAGGACACCTCTTTAGACATCCCTACGGCGGAACTGGTGCAGAAATACTGGTCGCACCTGCCCTGGCGCGGCGACCTCGCCGCCTATGTGGCGGATAATCCCTATCGTGCGCTGATCGACACATCCCATGCGGCTCAAGCGTTGGGATGGGA